AGAAATAAGATAAGATATGAAATTACCCCTTTTTTTAAGAAGATCAATCCAAGGTACAAAGAAAGTTTTTTTAGACTTGCAAAAATCATCTGGAGTTACAGAGAAGAAGTTAAAAGAAAGTTTGAAGAAAGAAGTGAGATAGGAAAAGAGTTGTTACAATTAAAATTAGAAAATGATTTTTTTGATGCCGAAACATTAAGAATTGCCTTTTTGAAGTTTGGTAAATATCCGCCAAATATGGAGGAAACAGAGAAAATTATAAAAATGCGCAATGGCGGAGTAAGAAATATAAACGGACTAAGTATAACGAAAAAAAGCGATACTCTACTTGTTAAAATTTGAGATACTTATAGAAGTGAGAAAAGAGGAGGTCTATGTCTTGCAAAACAAAAGAAACCAACCTAGAGTTTTTTGGCTATTATTAATATATATAACAATAGGTATTTTTATATACGTTGGAGTCAACAGCCTTATCGGTACTCAAGATGTTTCAAAAATAGAATATAGTGAGTTAGTTCAAATGTTGGAAGATAAAAAGATTGTTTCTTTAGAAATAGAAGACTCTGGTTATGCTAGAGCAAAAGATCAAAGAGGGCTTTATTACGAGACATATGCTCCTAATCTTTTATCGGACCAACAGTATGTTTATGGACTTGCAAACCAAGGGATAGAGATTAAATATGTCAGAAGCTTGGAAAATAGTTGGTGGATTTCTATCTTAACGTTTCTTTTGCCTGTCTTTTTACTTATTTTTCTTTTCACCCTTTTGTTTCGATCAAGTGCGGGCGGTGCAAATCAAGGTATGAATTTTATAAAAAGCCCTGCCAAAAAATATGATCCCAAAAAAACCCGCACCACTTTTAAGGACGTTGCAGGGGTTAAGGAAGCGAAAGAAGAATTAACAGATGTTGTAAAATTTTTGAAAGATCCAAAGGCTTTTAATAGGCTCGGAGCTAGAATGCCAAAAGGTGTACTTTTAGTAGGGGAACCAGGTACAGGTAAAACTTTACTCGCCAGAGCGGTGGCTGGAGAGGCGGATGTCCCGTTTTTTTATATTAGTGGTTCTGATTTTGTTGAACTTTTTGTTGGAGTAGGAGCAGCAAGAGTTCGAGATCTTTTCAACCAAGCTAAGGCTAACGCACCTGCTATTATTTTTATTGATGAAATAGACGCGGTAGGTAGACAAAGGGGAGCAGGTCTGGGAGGAGGTCATGATGAAAGGGAGCAAACCCTTAACTCCATCTTAGTGGAAATGGATGGATTCGATCCAAGTATTGGAATAATAGTTATGGCAGCCACAAATAGACCTGATGTTCTAGACAAAGCTTTGTTAAGACCAGGAAGATTTGATAAAAAAGTGGTAATTGATAGACCTGATGCCGAAGGAAGAAAGGACATATTAAAGATTCACTTTAGAGGCAAAAAAATAGCACCAGATGTTGATTTAGAAGTGTTAGCCCGAGCTACTCCAGGATTTGTTGGAGCAGATTTAGAAAATTTAGTCAATGAAGCGGCCCTTTTGGCAGCCAGAAATGGGGAAAAGTTCATTACAATGAAGGATTGCGAAGAAGCCATCGAAAGGGTTATAGTTGGTCCAGAGAGGAAAACGCGGGTGCTTTCTGATCAAGAAAAAGAAGTCGTTGCCTATCATGAACTAGGTCATGCTATTTTAGGAACATTCTTACCAAATGCTGATCCTGTACACAAGGTAACCATTATTCCTCGAGGTTACGCGGCCTTAGGGTATACTTTACAGTTACCATCTGAAGATAGGTATCTGATGAATAAATCTGAAATACTCGATGATATTGCAGTAATGTTAGCTGGTAGAGCTGCAGAAGAAATAATATTTGATGAAATAACCAGTGGAGCTGAAAATGATCTAAAGCGAGCTACAGAAATGGCCAGAAGGATGGTAGAAAGTTTTGGCATGAGCGAAAAAATTGGTCCTGTAGCTTGGGCTAGCGAAAGTGAGGAAACTTTTTTAGCACGTGAACTCTTTAGAGAAAAAAACTACTCTGATGAAACTGCAAAAGAACTGGATTCTGAAGTAAAGCAAATAATAAATAAAAGCTATGAAAAGGCTAAATCTATACTGTTAGAAAACAAAGAGAAACTCCAACTCATTGCCCAATATCTTTTAAAAAAAGAAACTATCACAGGAAAAGAATTAAAAGAATTATTACAAAAAGATATGGATGATCTGAAAGAATATGTAGAAAGTTTTGGTGTGACCTCAACTCGGGAAGAAGAAAAGGTGGTAAATTATGAATACCTTTCTAGAGAAAATAATCTCATTGAAAGGAAAGGAATTTAATTATTCCTTTAAGGTAAAAGATGAAAGTTATTTATGGTCAGAAGATAAAGAAGTTATAAGTTTACATGCTTTAAGCACCTCCTCTCTTTTAGAAGAAATACATAAATGTAGTTATAATACTATAAAAGATCTTTTGGAAAAAGATCAGGTTTCTGTAGTTTCACATAGTTGTATAGATCATCTGTCCTCGACCCCTTATTCTTTTAAGGTATTTATAAAGTTAAAAATAACTGACGTAACCTACAACAAAGTGCATTTTCAGGGAGAAGCATTTGATGAAATCGACAAAATTGCAACTTTTGAATTAACTCGAAATATTGTTTCCAAAAAGATTCTAAGAAAAAACTTAAATCACAAAATGGAGAGCATTAATTTGTCGGGACAAATTTCTGAGCGTTACACCTAAAGATGAGTAATTGTTGAATACATTAACACAAAAAATATCCCAAAGGGGGGAAAGAAAAGTGGCAAAAAAAAGTATTATGATAGTAGAAGACGATCCGGCGATCTCTGAAATGTTATCTTTGAACTTGACTAAAGAAGGTTACGAAGTAATAACGGCTGTGTCTGCTGATGAGGCTTTAAAGAAATTGGAGGAAAAAGATACCGACTTTTTCATTGTCGATATTATGTTACCAGGTTCAATGGATGGATTCGATTTAATTAGAATATTGAAATCCAGCGAAGATTACCGCAACACCCCTGTGCTCATATTGAGTGCAAAAGATGATGCTGCGGATAAAGTTGCGGGGTTAGAACTTGGTAGTGATGATTATGTCACAAAACCTTTTAATGTAAGAGAACTAATTGCAAGAATTAAAAGCATATTTAGAAGACAAGCTGCATCAGCGCAAATGAAAGAAGAAGGACCCAAAAAAATCACAGCCAAGGATTTGATTATTGACACTGAAAGATTAGAAGTTTGGGTAAATGGCAAACCAGTTAGCCTTACCCCATTGGAGTTCGACTTGCTAGTTTTTCTTGCTAAAAACGAAGGAAAGGTCTTTAGTCGAGATGTATTGTTGGATAAATTGTGGGGATATGACTACTACGGAGATACAAGAACAGTAGACGTTCATATCAGAAGGTTGAGAACAAAAATTGAAGAAGATCCTTCCAATCCAAAATACATAATTACAGTAAGAGGGAAAGGATATAAATTCAGAGATCCTGGAAAGGAAAGAAACTACTAAATATTCAATGGCAGAGGGTATTACCTCTGCCTTTTTTCCAGTTGCATTTTATTAATATTAATAAACCAGGTGAAAAATATTGGTCAATATATATATTATTGTTATTTTATTACTTGTCATTACAAATATTTTATTTATATATGCTTATTTGAGAAAGAGAAGAGAAGAAAATGCTCATCAACGGTTTAAAAATGAGATTGCAAAAAGTATAAATATAAACATAAAAAATCCTGTTGATGATTTTCTTCTGCATCAACTAAATTCATATATTAAAAATTTAGAAGAAAAATACAAATCCGAAAAATACAAAAGAAGGAACATATTTTCGATTCTAGACACCCTTTCTGAAGGAATAATATTGGTTTCTTTTAATCAAAATGAAATTATCAGGGTGGATTTTGCCAATTCTTTTGCTAAAAATATTTTTACAACAGAAAATTTTGTGGGTAGGTCATTAACAGAAGTAATTGATAATCATAATCTCATTGAATTGACTTTAAAAAGTTTTAAAACTAATAAAGACATGGAAGAGGAGACTTCATTCTATTATCCAGAAAAAAAATACTTCAGATGTCAAGTTAAATCAATAAATGTTGAAAATTATAGAGTTATTATTTTGTTAGATATCACGAAAGAAAAAAATTTAGAAGATCTAAGAAGAGAATTCTTAACCATCATGTCCCATGAAATGCGGACACCCTTATCCGTTATAAGCGGGTATTTAGAAACGATATTGCACGAACCTAATTTAAATGAAGAAATTTATCAACCCCTAAAAAAAATAGAAGAAGAAATTTCGAGATTAACGAGAATGTTTAACGACCTTTTAGATATAGAGAGATTGGAAAAAAATATAGGCGAAGAAAAAAGATTTGTGTTTTTCAATTTCTCTAATACGGTAAAGAGAGCTTTTGATTTCTTTAAAATTGTTGCTGATAAGATGTCCATTGAGTTTGAAGAAGAAATAGAAGATGATCTATACGTTTTCGGTAATGAAGATAGACTCCTGCAGGTAGTGTATAATATTTTAGACAATTCTTTTAAATTTACAGCATTGAAAGAAAAGGGCGAAAAAAAAGTATGGTTAAGATTGTACAAAAATGATAATAACATAATTTTGGAAATTGAGGATACAGGAATAGGTATACCTTCAAAAGAGTTAAAAAGGATCTTCGATCTATTTTACAGAGTAGACAAATCCAGAAGCAGGCAAGTCCCGGGTTTAGGGATTGGTTTGTACATAGTCAAAACAATTTTGGACAACCATAATGCCAGAATATATTTAGATAGCGAAGAAAACAACGGCACATTGTTTCAAGTTATACTACCTTTAAAAACAAGTATCGAAACGGAGGCTTAAAGTTGAGAGCATACGATATTATAAAAAACAAAAGGGATGCTAAAGAAAACACAAAAGAAGAAATAGCCTTTATGATCAATGGCTATTTAGAAAACCGTATTCCAGACTATCAAGTTTCTTCCTGGTTAATGGCTATCTTCTTCAATCATTTAACAGAGGAAGAAAGTTATAATCTAACGGATGTAATGCTTAAAAGTGGAGATATTATAGACTTATCAAGAATCACAGGTAAAAAAATTGACAAACACTCTACTGGAGGCGTTGGAGACAAAACTACAATAGCAATAGCACCTATGGTTGCCTCATTAGGGGTTAAAATAGCCAAATTATCAGGCAGATCCTTAGGGCACACTGGAGGGACCATCGACAAGCTTGAATCTATTCCCGGTTTTAAAACTTCTCTAACCACTAAAGAATTCTTTGAAATAGCGAACAATGTAGGGATTGTTGTGGCCGGACAGACTGGAAATATAGCCCCAGCAGATAAAAAGTTGTATTCGTTAAGGGACTCTACCGCAACCGTTGAGGAACTATCTTTAATAGCTTCCAGTATAATGAGTAAAAAACTTGCCATAACTAGTGATGGAATACTCTTGGATATCAAAGTGGGTTCGGGAGCATTCATGAAAAACTTAGAAGATGCCAAAGAGTTGGGTAGAATCATGCTAAAGATTGCAAAAAGATACGATAAAAATACTATTGCTTTAATTACCAATATGGATCAACCTTTGGGAGAAAACATTGGAAACGCATTGGAAGTAATGGAAGCAATAGATACAGTGAAAGGAAGAGGTCCAAAAGATTTTTCTGAGTTGTGTTTAGAAATCTCTTCTCATATGGCTTCTTTATCTGGTATAATAACCTATGAAGAAGCAAGGAAAAAACTAATAGAAAACATAGAACATGGTATAGTAAAAGAAAAAATGAAAGAATGGATAAAAGCTCAGGGTGGAAAAGAAGAAGTAGTTGATGATCCTAGTAAGTATCTTAATATAGCACCAAAAACTTTAGAATTCAAAGCAAAGGAACAAGGGTATATAACCTTTATTGATACCGAAAAAATAGGTTTAGCCTCAATGGTATTAGGAGCTGGCAGACAAAAAAAAGAAGATATCATCGACAAAAGTGTTGGTTTAACAATTAACAAAAAGCTTGGAGATAAAGTTGAAGAAGGAGAGACAATAGCCAAGTTGTTTGTCAGCGAAAAGAGCGACGTTGATGCCTCTCTAAAGCTTTTGAATGAGGCTTACAACATTAGTAAAGAAAATCCTAAAGGTATAAATAAAAATGTAATTCTTGATGTTTTGTTTTCCGATGAAAAAAGTTAAGATGGATGGAAAGTGGTGCAAAGGGACGCTAAATAAAGTTAAACAACGGAGGATCATTTATTGATGAAAAAGCTTATCTTTCTATTCTTGCTAATAATTCTAGCAATAAATTTATTTTCTGAAGAAGCTATTTTTATATCTCAAAACAACCCTCCTCTCAGTATGGAAGCTATCAAAAATCAAGATTATTTTTATATTAATGTTGAACATCTTTCCAAATATGATAGTATGGTAATGAATCGCACTTCCAGAATAATGTATATAATATACAATAAAAATGTCTTAGAAATTAGTTTGAATGATTACTACTCCAAAATAAATTTTATAAACAAATATAATAATTCCGTACTGATTGTTGATGAAAACGTGTATATAAGGGAAGATGTCTTATCTACATTCTTACAGTTGAACCGTTTTAAAGATATTGACAGTATATTCTTCTATTCAGAAATTCCAAAAATAACTAACTCTAATGTAAGTACAAGTGAAATCGAAATTGGATTCAATTCATATCTTTCAAAAGATTCGATAACTTTAACTAAAATAACAAAAGATGGAGATTACTTATTAAGCATAAAACCTGTTGCCCCGATGGAAAATATTCCAGATAACTTCGATTATTCATACTCAAACAATACTGCTTATTTAAAGTTCAAGAGTGATTTCAACTATGAAGTTAATTTAAATGGAAAAAATTTATCTATTATTATCGATAAAAAAACTATTTCAACAAGTGCAGATACGGATAAAACCACATCTAAAAATGAAGGGCTTCAATACATTGAAAAAATCGAAGAATTAAACGGACAACGTTTAAAAATTTACCAATTGATAGTTAATCCAAAAATATATCAAATAAAAGTTGATTTGAATAATTTAGGAACACGTTCCGATGTGTATTCATTTTTAAAAGATAAAAATCCGATCTTTTCTGTTAACGCTTCTTTTTTTGATCCTCAAACCTTAGAACCAGTTGGGAATATAATATCCGACGGCACACTATTACATTTGAGTTCCTATTCACGACCTGCACTAATTATAGGAACAAATTTTCTAGACATTGACTATATTAAATTAGAATACCAGTTACATATTGATAACCTACTTTTTTGGGTAAAATCCATTAATTCTACGTGGAAAGGTGACGTTAAATTATATACTCATCATTATAAGGGAAACATAGCGGAAACAGAAGGAAATTATGCTTTTTTCTTAATCGATGAAAATAATCGGATTATATCAAAAAACAAAACAACTCCTTCTGAAGGAGAAAAATTAGTACTTATAGATAAAAAATACGAAAAATACCTGGGAAATATATCGTTGGGAACAAAAATTGATTTCACGCTTAATAAAAGCGAAAATTTGCCAAACGATCCTACTTTACTTTTAGAGGGAGGACCTATATTAATACATTCCAAATATACCCAAGAACAACTAGATGCTGAAAAGAAAAGTTACTCCAATGGAATAATTTATAGTAAAGCCCCAAGAACCGTAGTTGCGATAGATAAAGATCGAAATATCAATTTAATGGTCATTGAAGGACTTGATAATCCTGAAACAGGTCTTACATACGATGAAACAAAAAACTTGCTATTTGAATTGGGCGAGTTTGAAGTTGCAATGATGCTAGATGGTGGTAGTTCTTCAATAGTTTATTACGAAGGTGAAATACAAAATTTTAAAAACGAAAAAACACGTAATTATATTCCGGTACTTTTAAGTGTTTATGAAAAAATCCTGTAGTTAAGAAATGGATTGAGAATGGAGGGGTAACATTGAGTGAATACAACGCTGAAAAAAAGAGGATCGTAGGATTCTTTGGACATCATGGATGCGGTAAAACTACCCTTATGGATGATGTCCTTGTAAATCTTGGATTAACCGATAGAATAGGTCAAAGACATTTAGACAAGGATCCAGTTGAAAAAGAAAAAGGAGCAACCTTTTCCAACCACATTTTCTCGTTCGATTTAGATGATTCA
The sequence above is drawn from the Petrotoga mexicana DSM 14811 genome and encodes:
- a CDS encoding thymidine phosphorylase, with product MRAYDIIKNKRDAKENTKEEIAFMINGYLENRIPDYQVSSWLMAIFFNHLTEEESYNLTDVMLKSGDIIDLSRITGKKIDKHSTGGVGDKTTIAIAPMVASLGVKIAKLSGRSLGHTGGTIDKLESIPGFKTSLTTKEFFEIANNVGIVVAGQTGNIAPADKKLYSLRDSTATVEELSLIASSIMSKKLAITSDGILLDIKVGSGAFMKNLEDAKELGRIMLKIAKRYDKNTIALITNMDQPLGENIGNALEVMEAIDTVKGRGPKDFSELCLEISSHMASLSGIITYEEARKKLIENIEHGIVKEKMKEWIKAQGGKEEVVDDPSKYLNIAPKTLEFKAKEQGYITFIDTEKIGLASMVLGAGRQKKEDIIDKSVGLTINKKLGDKVEEGETIAKLFVSEKSDVDASLKLLNEAYNISKENPKGINKNVILDVLFSDEKS
- a CDS encoding phosphodiester glycosidase family protein; amino-acid sequence: MKKLIFLFLLIILAINLFSEEAIFISQNNPPLSMEAIKNQDYFYINVEHLSKYDSMVMNRTSRIMYIIYNKNVLEISLNDYYSKINFINKYNNSVLIVDENVYIREDVLSTFLQLNRFKDIDSIFFYSEIPKITNSNVSTSEIEIGFNSYLSKDSITLTKITKDGDYLLSIKPVAPMENIPDNFDYSYSNNTAYLKFKSDFNYEVNLNGKNLSIIIDKKTISTSADTDKTTSKNEGLQYIEKIEELNGQRLKIYQLIVNPKIYQIKVDLNNLGTRSDVYSFLKDKNPIFSVNASFFDPQTLEPVGNIISDGTLLHLSSYSRPALIIGTNFLDIDYIKLEYQLHIDNLLFWVKSINSTWKGDVKLYTHHYKGNIAETEGNYAFFLIDENNRIISKNKTTPSEGEKLVLIDKKYEKYLGNISLGTKIDFTLNKSENLPNDPTLLLEGGPILIHSKYTQEQLDAEKKSYSNGIIYSKAPRTVVAIDKDRNINLMVIEGLDNPETGLTYDETKNLLFELGEFEVAMMLDGGSSSIVYYEGEIQNFKNEKTRNYIPVLLSVYEKIL
- the ftsH gene encoding ATP-dependent zinc metalloprotease FtsH, translated to MQNKRNQPRVFWLLLIYITIGIFIYVGVNSLIGTQDVSKIEYSELVQMLEDKKIVSLEIEDSGYARAKDQRGLYYETYAPNLLSDQQYVYGLANQGIEIKYVRSLENSWWISILTFLLPVFLLIFLFTLLFRSSAGGANQGMNFIKSPAKKYDPKKTRTTFKDVAGVKEAKEELTDVVKFLKDPKAFNRLGARMPKGVLLVGEPGTGKTLLARAVAGEADVPFFYISGSDFVELFVGVGAARVRDLFNQAKANAPAIIFIDEIDAVGRQRGAGLGGGHDEREQTLNSILVEMDGFDPSIGIIVMAATNRPDVLDKALLRPGRFDKKVVIDRPDAEGRKDILKIHFRGKKIAPDVDLEVLARATPGFVGADLENLVNEAALLAARNGEKFITMKDCEEAIERVIVGPERKTRVLSDQEKEVVAYHELGHAILGTFLPNADPVHKVTIIPRGYAALGYTLQLPSEDRYLMNKSEILDDIAVMLAGRAAEEIIFDEITSGAENDLKRATEMARRMVESFGMSEKIGPVAWASESEETFLARELFREKNYSDETAKELDSEVKQIINKSYEKAKSILLENKEKLQLIAQYLLKKETITGKELKELLQKDMDDLKEYVESFGVTSTREEEKVVNYEYLSRENNLIERKGI
- a CDS encoding thioesterase family protein — its product is MNTFLEKIISLKGKEFNYSFKVKDESYLWSEDKEVISLHALSTSSLLEEIHKCSYNTIKDLLEKDQVSVVSHSCIDHLSSTPYSFKVFIKLKITDVTYNKVHFQGEAFDEIDKIATFELTRNIVSKKILRKNLNHKMESINLSGQISERYT
- a CDS encoding response regulator transcription factor → MAKKSIMIVEDDPAISEMLSLNLTKEGYEVITAVSADEALKKLEEKDTDFFIVDIMLPGSMDGFDLIRILKSSEDYRNTPVLILSAKDDAADKVAGLELGSDDYVTKPFNVRELIARIKSIFRRQAASAQMKEEGPKKITAKDLIIDTERLEVWVNGKPVSLTPLEFDLLVFLAKNEGKVFSRDVLLDKLWGYDYYGDTRTVDVHIRRLRTKIEEDPSNPKYIITVRGKGYKFRDPGKERNY
- a CDS encoding sensor histidine kinase, yielding MVNIYIIVILLLVITNILFIYAYLRKRREENAHQRFKNEIAKSININIKNPVDDFLLHQLNSYIKNLEEKYKSEKYKRRNIFSILDTLSEGIILVSFNQNEIIRVDFANSFAKNIFTTENFVGRSLTEVIDNHNLIELTLKSFKTNKDMEEETSFYYPEKKYFRCQVKSINVENYRVIILLDITKEKNLEDLRREFLTIMSHEMRTPLSVISGYLETILHEPNLNEEIYQPLKKIEEEISRLTRMFNDLLDIERLEKNIGEEKRFVFFNFSNTVKRAFDFFKIVADKMSIEFEEEIEDDLYVFGNEDRLLQVVYNILDNSFKFTALKEKGEKKVWLRLYKNDNNIILEIEDTGIGIPSKELKRIFDLFYRVDKSRSRQVPGLGIGLYIVKTILDNHNARIYLDSEENNGTLFQVILPLKTSIETEA